GCATTTAAGCCTTCATCTTTACTGCCAATTATCAGGTGTGCATTACGCATCGCACCGGATCCATTTTCAATGATGCCATTAAAATACAATTGATTATCTAGGCTAGCCGTAACAAGATTCGAAATATCATCCCCTAATACTGTGCCGCTTAGTAGCTTAGCTTGATCAGCAGGTTTAGCGAATTGATCGGGTAAATGACTTGTCATGCCCCGTAAATCACTCGCAAATTTGGCCTTATAGTTAAACCCAGTTTCGGCAAAATTAAGGATAAGCTCAGTGCTCAGCACGCTATTGCCTTCTAAGTAGCCGTCAATAATTCCATTTGCGTGCGGTTGCAATTGCTCTATCCCTGCTTCAAGGCTGACCTTGGTCGTGACTTGATAACTTTGCTTATCTCCGCTTCCCGATAAGTCCAACGACAAAGGCATGTCCAACCACTTAGCAGACAAATTATTCACTTTGATAGTGTCATCATCGAAGCTAACCACACCTTTCACTTGCTGTAATTGCATCCCAGGCTTTGCCAAGAAAACAGGATTGTTGTCTAGGTAGATGTCACCTTTAGCATGTACGGCTCCTGAGTCTAGGTCGACGGCCAATTGCACATCCCCTTTTGCATCACCTTTACCTTGAACAATATCTAATATATTCGCGAGCGGATCTGCGAGCGGTGTTGCCGCAAAGAAAGGCTGTAACGTGCTCGCTTCAGTGGTGTGATTAATATCAACAGTCAGCACATCAGCGTGATTTAAATCCGCAATACTCACAATGACACCCTCATCAATACTTTGATTAACAAGTTCACCACGGTGTGCGTAAATATCCATTCTTTCATTTTCAAAGTGTAGTGTGACATCACCTGAAGTAACGCTAGGCCAATCTGGTGCAAAACCAAAAGTAACCTCATTCAAACGTGATTTAACTTCAAACTGACCTTGCTTATCGGCGAAAGGAAATTGTGAAAGCGGCCCACTCAGTAAGACCTGTGTCTGTAAGTGCTGTCCACCTTGGATCCCTGCTTCTAAATAATCGACTAAGCTTTTACGCATAATACTGACAGGAAAGTACTGTGAGGCGATTTCTCCACGCCCACCGAGTAGCTCCGCATATAAATCAAGCCAAGGGTCATCAGATAACTGCAAGGAAAACTCTGTGGCTAACGCTACATCTTGATTGCTAAGCCAAAAGTTGGGACTAGAAACTTGCCAGCCTTGTGCTTGTTGATTGCGAATATAGACATCGCCACTGAGCTGCTGGAGCTTAATATTATCTTTGAAGGTCTCTTTTGATAGCAGTTCAGTTTGTTCAGCACTTAAATTGAGCCTAACTTGCTCATCAGTCGCATTCACCTCTAACCTGGTACCATAAATTCCTGGGATCCCTCGAAATGGCTCAAAAGCAATCTCTTCAATGACTCCCCATGCGGCAAAAGCATTATCAGTACCTAGGCTGAATCTTGCTGCGCTCAATTGACCATTGGGATTTATACCATACAACAAATCTCGCCCAGGGAATTTAGCAAGTTGTGCTAACTCAGCTAAAAAGTTGGCGTTAATATCCTTTAGCCAAAAGGTCTTGTTATCTTTATACCATCTCGCTTCAAATAAAATAGGAGCAAGCGATGCTTGATCGCGACTAAACTGGATACCACTACTTTGCACCCACCATCCCTGCTGATCTGGCTTTAATAGAAATTGCGCATCGTCTAATGCTAACGTGCGCTGATTTTCATCTTCTTGCCAAGTCAAGGTGCTGGGTTTGATATCCACTGTGATATCTTGCAATGTGCCTTGCTCGAAACCCAACCATAGCTGAGCATTGATGTCAGCTTTAAGATCAGGGTGTGCTAAGGTGATAAGCTCTTCTAGCCAATCGACTGGATTAACTTTATCCGCAGATACATAGATATTCCCCGCAAGTTCATGTAGCTTTCGCCCTGATAAAGAAAGACGAGCATTAAACTGACCTTGAGAGAACCCAGGTAATGCGATTTCTCCCACACCTTCATGTAATGCGCTAGAGTTTTGCCACACCAAGTCTTTTAGTAATAAACTGTGGGTTTTACCGCTGACAAAGGCGATATTAAGACGACTATTTTGTACCGCAAAATGCCCAACATCACCTAGAAAAAGGCTTTCAATTAATGCTTGTTGCTCAAAAGCACCTTGGTCTTGAGCCGCATTTAACTTGCTCAGATCTATATCGGCTTCAAACCCTTCCAGTACAAAATAGTTAGATGCGATCTGCATTTGTCGTACAGACTCAAATACATTGAGCTGCAAAGAGGTTTTGGCAATATTAATGGAGATTGGCGAGTCTTTATTATCTTTAAAAGAGAGCGACTCCAACACTAGGGCGGGCCCATTACCTTCCCAACTCGCACTGATCTGGCCAATACTAATATCAACATTCAGTTGCTTTTGGATCAGCGCTTCGATGTTACTTCTATAATCATTTGCATAGGGCAAGGCGTACTTTAGCGCAGACACCAGCACCGCGAGTGTCACTAAAGTGATCGCAAAGATTTGCCACGCTTTACGCAGGCAGAAAAAACAGACGGCCTTAGCCTGCATGTACCGCTACCCTTTACATCATTACTACGTCAAACTGCTCTTGGCTATATAAGCTCTCAGTTTGAATGCTAACCTGCTTACCAATAAATAATTCAAGCTCAGCTAAATTATGATACTCATCGTTGATCAGGGCTTCGCTCACCGCTGGCGAGGCATAAACCATAAACTTGTCAGCATCATAAGCACGATTCACACGCACGATTTCCCGTAGGATCTCATAGCAAACGGTTTCAACTGTCTTTAATGAGCCACGACCCGAACAAGATGGACACACATCACAAAGAATATGTTCTAGACTTTCGCGCGTGCGCTTGCGGGTCATTTCCACAAGACCAAGTGCAGAGAGTCCATTGATATTCGCTTTCGCTCGGTCTTTAGACAACGCAGTTTCTAAAGAGTGCAATACTCGACGTTTATGCTCGTCAGATACCATGTCAATAAAGTCGATAATAATGATACCACCAAGGTTTCGTAACCTTAGTTGCCTCGCAATTGCTGACGTTGCTTCAACATTGGTATTAAAAATCGTCTCTTCGAGGTTACGATGGCCAACGAACGCGCCAGTATTGACATCAACCGTTGTCATTGCTTCTGTTTGGTCAATGATAAGGTAGCCACCAGACTTTAACTCAACCTTTCGATGTAGTGCCTTTTGGATCTCAGTTTCAACATCAAACAAGTCAAAAATAGGACGCTCACCTGGGTAATACTCAAGTGCACTTGCGAGTTGGGGAACAAACTCTTCAGTGAAAAGCTTTAGCTCTTGGTAGGTTAACTTTGAGTCAACACGAATACGCTCCATATCCTCACCAACATAATCACGCAAGGTGCGAAATGCTAAGGTAAGATCCTCGTGCAAGATTTTTGCTTTGCTCGTTTTACGGCGGCGAGTCACTATTTTTTGCCAAAGCTTTTTCAAAAACTCAGCATCGTGCTGTAACTCTGCCTCCGAAGCACCTTCAGCAGCGGTACGAACGATAAAACCACCATTTTCGTCATTATATTGTGCAACGATTTCTTTTAATCGGTCGCGCTCTTGTTCGGTTTCAATACGTTGACTCACTCCCACATGCGTAGCATCTGGCATAAACACCAAATAGCGTGAAGGAATAGTAATGTCCGTTGTCAGTCTAGCGCCTTTTGTGCCAAGCGGATCTTTGACCACTTGTACCATAATAAACTGACCTTGTTTAACCAGCTCACGAATATCCTGCACTTTCTTAACAGGGGACTCGGCCACCCCCTCTTCGATAGAAGCGCTGTTCACGATATCTGACGCATGTAGAAACGCCGCTTTTTCCAAGCCGATGTCGACAAAAGCA
This genomic interval from Pseudoalteromonas galatheae contains the following:
- a CDS encoding YhdP family protein, translated to MQAKAVCFFCLRKAWQIFAITLVTLAVLVSALKYALPYANDYRSNIEALIQKQLNVDISIGQISASWEGNGPALVLESLSFKDNKDSPISINIAKTSLQLNVFESVRQMQIASNYFVLEGFEADIDLSKLNAAQDQGAFEQQALIESLFLGDVGHFAVQNSRLNIAFVSGKTHSLLLKDLVWQNSSALHEGVGEIALPGFSQGQFNARLSLSGRKLHELAGNIYVSADKVNPVDWLEELITLAHPDLKADINAQLWLGFEQGTLQDITVDIKPSTLTWQEDENQRTLALDDAQFLLKPDQQGWWVQSSGIQFSRDQASLAPILFEARWYKDNKTFWLKDINANFLAELAQLAKFPGRDLLYGINPNGQLSAARFSLGTDNAFAAWGVIEEIAFEPFRGIPGIYGTRLEVNATDEQVRLNLSAEQTELLSKETFKDNIKLQQLSGDVYIRNQQAQGWQVSSPNFWLSNQDVALATEFSLQLSDDPWLDLYAELLGGRGEIASQYFPVSIMRKSLVDYLEAGIQGGQHLQTQVLLSGPLSQFPFADKQGQFEVKSRLNEVTFGFAPDWPSVTSGDVTLHFENERMDIYAHRGELVNQSIDEGVIVSIADLNHADVLTVDINHTTEASTLQPFFAATPLADPLANILDIVQGKGDAKGDVQLAVDLDSGAVHAKGDIYLDNNPVFLAKPGMQLQQVKGVVSFDDDTIKVNNLSAKWLDMPLSLDLSGSGDKQSYQVTTKVSLEAGIEQLQPHANGIIDGYLEGNSVLSTELILNFAETGFNYKAKFASDLRGMTSHLPDQFAKPADQAKLLSGTVLGDDISNLVTASLDNQLYFNGIIENGSGAMRNAHLIIGSKDEGLNASGFDITIKQQEVELLPWLPLINRIIKAPSSGSETAFLPALNQVNGAFSKVTFSEIPFHDVDFTMAAIDGAMQLKINSKEMRSQVAIPASNSSRPIHINSDYLRLNLPKAEPQAQDTLERDIHSLDWLLSLPATEFVCSDCKVGEYQLDQVNMSLFGDGNRLNISELVIDKKDHKFNASGRFEQGKTTLSGALNSDDFGELTDEFDITSTIKDSRANIDFALNWQGAPYEMDLPSLGGELTWRLGEGHLAEISDKGARVFSLLSLDSLIRKLRLDFRDVFSKGFFYNSMSGSVKLTNGIAITEDSKLDGVPADLTIRGYADLNTHEINYDLAVAPQVTSSLPVIMAWAVNPVTGLAALALDKVIHSARVISEINFKITGTMQEPVVTEVDRKSKEIELPKPVVPPSDGAMPDGADENTSKEAPALSSESQPSATLKQSEQPLVSQNKESGNG
- the rng gene encoding ribonuclease G, producing the protein MSSELLINVTPSESRVALIENGVLQEVQVERIGNLGIVGNIYLGKVSRVLPGMQAAFVDIGLEKAAFLHASDIVNSASIEEGVAESPVKKVQDIRELVKQGQFIMVQVVKDPLGTKGARLTTDITIPSRYLVFMPDATHVGVSQRIETEQERDRLKEIVAQYNDENGGFIVRTAAEGASEAELQHDAEFLKKLWQKIVTRRRKTSKAKILHEDLTLAFRTLRDYVGEDMERIRVDSKLTYQELKLFTEEFVPQLASALEYYPGERPIFDLFDVETEIQKALHRKVELKSGGYLIIDQTEAMTTVDVNTGAFVGHRNLEETIFNTNVEATSAIARQLRLRNLGGIIIIDFIDMVSDEHKRRVLHSLETALSKDRAKANINGLSALGLVEMTRKRTRESLEHILCDVCPSCSGRGSLKTVETVCYEILREIVRVNRAYDADKFMVYASPAVSEALINDEYHNLAELELFIGKQVSIQTESLYSQEQFDVVMM